Proteins encoded in a region of the Candidatus Krumholzibacteriia bacterium genome:
- a CDS encoding 4Fe-4S binding protein, with the protein MRIPHPILAFGRRATDRRGRLGTALFSRRVVQAGFALTTILIGVQFTRFVLAAQSARLPLPERPPGVEAFLPISGLMGLRDWIHQGELNAIHPAATIIILLAIGVSWLLRKSFCSWICPVGLLSEALAALGRRIYGRNPRPWRPVDFVLRSLKYLLLGFFLYAILTMHEVALRVFLESPYNRVADVKMGLFFVRAGSVTVVVMAILVLASTFWTGTWCRYLCPYGALLGLFSRLSPAAVVRDASTCIDCRGCDRVCMAQLNVSKVDTVHSPECTGCLDCVAACPVDDCLKVEVARRPLRPLWVGMAVVVVFAGGVLLARATGTWQNAIDDVEYVERIRAIDDPQYGHPGATGIQSRARESGRARRTR; encoded by the coding sequence ATGCGCATTCCCCACCCGATCCTCGCCTTCGGTCGCCGCGCGACCGACCGCCGCGGTCGCCTCGGGACCGCCCTGTTCTCCCGGCGCGTGGTCCAGGCGGGCTTCGCCCTGACGACGATCCTGATCGGGGTCCAGTTCACGCGCTTCGTCCTGGCAGCCCAGAGCGCGCGCCTCCCGCTGCCGGAACGCCCGCCGGGCGTCGAGGCCTTCCTGCCGATCAGCGGTCTCATGGGCCTGCGCGACTGGATCCACCAGGGTGAGCTCAACGCCATCCATCCGGCCGCGACGATCATCATCCTGCTGGCGATCGGCGTGTCGTGGCTGCTGCGGAAGTCCTTCTGTTCGTGGATCTGTCCGGTGGGACTGCTGTCCGAGGCACTGGCCGCGCTCGGCCGGAGGATCTACGGTCGCAACCCGCGCCCCTGGCGTCCCGTCGACTTCGTGCTGCGCAGCCTGAAGTATCTTCTCCTGGGTTTCTTCCTGTACGCGATCCTGACCATGCACGAGGTCGCCCTGCGCGTGTTCCTCGAGTCGCCCTACAATCGCGTGGCCGACGTGAAGATGGGGCTGTTCTTCGTGCGGGCGGGATCGGTCACCGTGGTGGTGATGGCCATTCTCGTCCTGGCCTCCACGTTCTGGACGGGCACGTGGTGCCGTTACCTGTGCCCCTACGGCGCGCTGCTCGGTCTGTTCTCGCGGCTGTCGCCCGCGGCGGTCGTCCGCGACGCCTCGACCTGCATCGACTGCCGAGGCTGCGATCGTGTGTGCATGGCGCAACTGAACGTGTCGAAGGTCGACACCGTCCACAGCCCCGAATGCACCGGCTGTCTCGACTGTGTGGCTGCATGCCCGGTCGACGACTGTCTGAAGGTCGAGGTCGCGCGTCGGCCGCTGCGACCCCTGTGGGTCGGCATGGCCGTGGTCGTCGTCTTCGCGGGCGGCGTGCTCCTGGCCCGCGCCACCGGGACATGGCAGAACGCGATCGACGACGTGGAGTACGTCGAGCGTATCCGCGCGATCGACGATCCTCAGTACGGGCACCCCGGTGCCACTGGCATCCAATCGCGCGCACGCGAGTCCGGGCGGGCCCGCCGCACACGCTGA
- the ileS gene encoding isoleucine--tRNA ligase, whose protein sequence is MSKQDVDPAVKERQKVYKKSLNLPKTGFPMRANLAQNEPQSRKRWEARDLYHEVQRARAAAPRFVFHDGPPYANGDIHVGHLLNKVLKDFVVRSRTLMGESCPFVPGWDCHGLPIEHRVLQEMVDSGKIDKIKDLEPDTQRMAIRRSSAAYAEKFQKLQAEQMKRLLTMADYDDPYLTMTPDYEQSVLDVFADLVEQGVVYRALKPVHWSIANRTALAEAELEYHDREDPSIYVDFDAADPAAVARAFGREDAESVGFVIWTTTPWTLPANLMIAVHPEFEYRLVRMNGKQHVIAAELVETVAETIGADEVEELATAHGRDLVGLDYRYPFCDRTGRVVEADYVTLEDGTGLVHTAPGHGQEDFETGRREGVEPYSPVRDDGTYDDTVPEWLRGVSVWDANDMIIAHLRESGHMLHDHRFWHSYPHDWRSKTPVIFRCTEQWFVAVDQPTRREDRSLRAMAQEAATSNIHFVPAWGRNRMAGMLESRPDWCISRQRAWGLPIPAFRRPDGDVLLTTASVRAVASVFGREGSDVWFTKDPAHLLADYDPRQDPDAPDDLDVASLEKMYDIFDVWFESGSSWHAVMRNKDRGFPVDLYLEGSDQHRGWFQLSLLPGLGATGQAPFTTVLTHGFIVDKDGRKMSKSLGNTLDVNDLLKDFGADVLRWWVSSLAFEGDIKVDRSYFETAGETYRKVRNTLRFLLGNLVDFDPSSAPALDTLPSTSLDRWALWRTSELRDRVVGAYRDYDFRAAHTLLYDFCNDTLSAVYLDAVKDRLYCDRADAPRRRLTQATIHQIAGTLITLLAPILPHTGDEAWRDFTGDEDACVQLQTFGGLDAEADAAWPRVIEARDRVRKALEEAKDGGIENPLDAGVVVGDPDGTLVRFREDLVDLFGASRVTLTDDDAVVKVIDLRDEPRCERSWRRDETVKQRSDGGWLSDRDAEAVGLG, encoded by the coding sequence ATGAGCAAGCAGGACGTCGACCCGGCCGTCAAGGAACGCCAGAAGGTCTACAAGAAGTCGCTGAACCTTCCGAAGACCGGTTTTCCGATGCGGGCGAACCTGGCCCAGAACGAGCCTCAGAGCCGCAAGCGCTGGGAGGCGCGGGACCTGTACCACGAGGTGCAGCGGGCCCGGGCGGCCGCCCCGCGCTTCGTGTTCCACGACGGCCCACCCTATGCCAACGGGGACATCCACGTGGGGCACCTGTTGAACAAGGTGCTGAAGGACTTCGTGGTGCGCAGTCGCACGCTGATGGGTGAGAGCTGCCCCTTCGTGCCCGGCTGGGACTGTCACGGTCTGCCGATCGAGCACCGCGTGCTGCAGGAGATGGTCGACAGCGGCAAGATCGACAAGATCAAGGATCTCGAACCCGACACCCAGCGCATGGCGATCCGTCGCTCGTCGGCCGCCTACGCCGAGAAGTTCCAGAAGCTGCAGGCCGAGCAGATGAAGCGGCTGCTCACCATGGCCGACTACGACGATCCCTACCTGACCATGACACCCGACTACGAACAGTCGGTGCTCGACGTCTTCGCCGATCTGGTCGAGCAGGGCGTGGTGTACCGGGCGCTGAAGCCGGTGCACTGGTCGATCGCCAACCGCACCGCACTGGCCGAGGCCGAGCTCGAGTACCACGACCGCGAGGATCCGTCGATCTACGTCGACTTCGACGCCGCCGATCCGGCCGCCGTGGCACGCGCCTTCGGCCGGGAGGACGCCGAATCGGTGGGCTTCGTGATCTGGACCACCACGCCGTGGACGCTTCCGGCCAACCTGATGATCGCGGTGCACCCCGAGTTCGAGTACCGCCTCGTGCGGATGAACGGCAAGCAGCACGTGATCGCGGCCGAGCTGGTGGAGACCGTTGCCGAGACCATTGGCGCCGACGAAGTCGAGGAACTGGCCACCGCACACGGCCGCGACCTCGTCGGGCTCGACTACCGGTACCCCTTCTGCGATCGCACCGGCCGCGTGGTCGAGGCCGACTACGTCACGCTGGAAGACGGCACGGGCCTGGTGCACACCGCACCCGGACACGGGCAGGAGGACTTCGAGACGGGGCGCCGCGAAGGCGTCGAGCCCTACTCGCCGGTCCGCGACGACGGTACCTACGACGACACCGTGCCGGAGTGGCTGCGCGGGGTGTCGGTGTGGGATGCCAACGACATGATCATCGCCCACCTGCGCGAGTCGGGCCACATGCTCCACGACCACCGCTTCTGGCACAGCTATCCGCACGACTGGCGTTCGAAGACGCCGGTGATCTTCCGCTGCACCGAGCAGTGGTTCGTCGCGGTCGACCAGCCCACGCGGCGCGAGGACCGCAGTCTGCGTGCGATGGCCCAGGAGGCCGCCACCTCGAACATCCACTTCGTTCCGGCCTGGGGACGCAACCGCATGGCCGGCATGCTCGAGTCGCGGCCCGACTGGTGCATCTCACGTCAGCGCGCGTGGGGGCTGCCGATCCCCGCCTTCCGCCGGCCGGACGGCGACGTGCTGTTGACCACCGCGTCGGTGCGTGCCGTGGCCTCGGTCTTCGGCCGCGAGGGCAGTGACGTGTGGTTCACGAAGGACCCGGCGCACCTGCTGGCCGACTACGATCCACGGCAGGACCCCGATGCTCCCGACGACCTCGACGTCGCCTCGCTCGAGAAGATGTACGACATCTTCGACGTGTGGTTCGAGTCGGGCTCGTCGTGGCACGCGGTGATGCGCAACAAGGATCGCGGCTTTCCCGTGGATCTCTACCTGGAGGGCAGCGACCAGCACCGTGGCTGGTTCCAGCTCTCGCTCCTGCCGGGACTCGGCGCGACCGGGCAGGCGCCCTTCACCACCGTCCTCACCCACGGCTTCATCGTGGACAAGGACGGCCGGAAGATGAGCAAGAGCCTGGGGAACACGCTCGACGTGAACGACCTGTTGAAGGACTTCGGGGCCGATGTCCTGCGATGGTGGGTGAGCTCGCTGGCTTTCGAGGGCGACATCAAGGTCGACCGCAGCTACTTCGAGACCGCGGGGGAGACCTACCGGAAGGTCCGCAACACGCTGCGCTTCCTCCTCGGCAACCTGGTCGACTTCGATCCGTCCTCCGCACCCGCGCTCGATACGTTGCCGTCGACGTCACTCGACCGCTGGGCTCTGTGGCGTACCAGCGAATTGCGCGATCGCGTGGTCGGTGCCTACCGCGACTACGACTTCCGCGCGGCGCACACCCTGCTCTACGACTTCTGCAACGACACGCTGAGCGCGGTCTACCTCGACGCGGTGAAGGACCGCCTGTACTGCGATCGGGCCGACGCCCCCCGTCGGCGCCTGACCCAGGCGACCATCCATCAGATCGCGGGCACGCTGATCACACTGCTCGCGCCGATCCTGCCGCACACCGGCGACGAGGCCTGGCGCGACTTCACCGGCGACGAGGACGCCTGTGTACAATTGCAGACCTTCGGTGGACTCGACGCCGAGGCCGACGCGGCCTGGCCACGGGTGATCGAGGCCCGCGATCGTGTCCGCAAGGCACTGGAGGAAGCGAAGGACGGCGGGATCGAGAACCCACTCGACGCCGGTGTGGTCGTGGGTGATCCCGATGGTACGCTCGTCCGCTTCCGGGAGGACCTGGTCGACCTGTTCGGTGCCTCGCGTGTGACCCTCACCGACGACGACGCGGTGGTGAAGGTGATCGACCTACGCGACGAACCGCGCTGCGAACGTTCCTGGCGCCGCGACGAGACCGTGAAGCAGCGTAGCGATGGGGGGTGGTTGAGTGATCGCGATGCCGAAGCCGTTGGCCTTGGCTAG
- the leuS gene encoding leucine--tRNA ligase — protein MAEYAPREIEPRWQRFWEDEAVFSTPRLPQGDKLYCLDMFPYPSGSGLHVGHPVGYTATDMFSRYKRMRGVSVLHPMGFDAFGLPAEQHAIKTGEHPGKVTGENCDRFLAQLKQLGLSYDWSREVRTCDPDYYKWTQWIFVQLYHSWFDRDQQKARPIAELPIPDEVRDRGESAVREYVDAHRFAYYTEADVNWCPALGTVLANEEVIDGRSERGGHPVERKPMKQWMLRITEYAERLLDDLETVDWPESIKEMQRNWIGKRHGAEITFAVADHDASLTCFTTRPDTLFGCTFFVVSPEHPLVDELTTDAQREAVEAYREKARTMSDLDRTIENREKTGVSTGAEVVNPVNGRRVPLYVGDYVLMSYGTGAVMGVPAHDDRDFVFARNYHLDIVPVVRPVDADPETVKQIEAGDLCYTGPGVMLPRDDEVMHELRLAGVSNDDAKWRITDWLAERGAGRRVTNYRFRDWLFSRQRYWGEPFPVIHWEDGSVTTLSEDELPLVLPEVEEYKPSESGESPLARAEDWLEVVDENGRRGRRETNTMPQWAGSCWYYLRFIDPHDDERFCDPELERAWMPVDLYVGGAEHAVLHLLYARFWHKVLYDLGHVSTPEPFRRLYNQGMLAAPAYKDARGALVPIDEVTEQDDGTAVRTATGEPVERITAKMSKSLRNVITPDDVIEEYGADTLRLYLMFMGPLDKERFWDPKAISGIHRFLRRSWMLITDNVDEGTRGFADDEPVAVTKAVHRTTKVVAEDLEALSFNTAIAKLMECLNEISGEPLGRRSAETYTLLLAPLAPHLAEELWRRLGHDTTLAHEPWPGYDESLLEESTVDVVIQVNGKKRGQVPAPRDASDEVLRPLVVEEMAGTNFEVTLDDRFIVVRQKNDGTPKLVNVIAKR, from the coding sequence GTGGCCGAGTACGCACCCCGGGAGATCGAACCCCGCTGGCAGCGCTTCTGGGAGGACGAGGCCGTCTTCTCCACACCGCGCCTGCCCCAGGGCGACAAGCTCTATTGCCTCGACATGTTCCCCTACCCTTCGGGGTCGGGGCTGCACGTCGGGCACCCGGTCGGCTACACCGCCACCGACATGTTCAGCCGTTACAAGCGCATGCGCGGCGTGAGCGTGCTGCACCCGATGGGCTTCGACGCCTTCGGCCTGCCGGCCGAGCAGCACGCGATCAAGACCGGTGAGCACCCGGGCAAGGTCACCGGCGAGAACTGCGACCGCTTCCTGGCCCAGCTGAAGCAACTCGGCCTGAGCTACGACTGGTCGCGAGAGGTCCGGACCTGCGATCCCGACTACTACAAGTGGACGCAGTGGATCTTCGTGCAGCTCTACCACTCCTGGTTCGACCGCGACCAGCAGAAGGCGCGGCCGATCGCCGAGCTGCCGATCCCGGACGAGGTCCGCGACCGGGGCGAATCCGCCGTGCGCGAGTACGTCGACGCGCACCGCTTCGCCTACTACACCGAGGCCGACGTGAACTGGTGCCCGGCCCTGGGCACGGTGCTGGCCAACGAAGAGGTGATCGACGGCCGCAGCGAGCGCGGCGGGCACCCCGTCGAGCGCAAACCGATGAAGCAGTGGATGCTGCGGATCACCGAGTACGCCGAGCGCCTCCTCGACGACCTCGAGACCGTCGATTGGCCCGAGTCGATCAAGGAGATGCAGCGCAACTGGATCGGCAAGCGGCACGGCGCCGAGATCACCTTCGCCGTGGCCGACCACGACGCGTCGCTCACCTGCTTCACCACGCGTCCCGACACCCTCTTCGGCTGCACCTTCTTCGTGGTCAGTCCCGAGCATCCGCTGGTCGACGAACTGACGACCGATGCCCAGCGCGAGGCGGTGGAGGCCTACCGCGAGAAGGCCCGCACCATGAGCGACCTCGATCGGACGATCGAGAACCGCGAGAAGACGGGCGTGTCCACCGGCGCGGAGGTCGTCAATCCGGTCAACGGACGCCGCGTGCCGCTGTACGTGGGCGACTACGTGCTCATGAGCTACGGCACCGGCGCGGTCATGGGCGTGCCGGCGCACGACGACCGTGACTTCGTCTTCGCTCGCAACTACCACCTCGACATCGTGCCGGTGGTCCGTCCCGTCGATGCCGATCCCGAGACGGTGAAGCAGATCGAGGCCGGAGACCTGTGCTACACCGGCCCCGGTGTCATGCTGCCCCGCGACGACGAGGTCATGCACGAACTCCGACTCGCGGGCGTGTCGAACGACGACGCCAAGTGGCGGATCACCGACTGGCTGGCCGAGCGTGGCGCCGGCCGGCGGGTCACCAACTACCGCTTCCGCGACTGGCTGTTCTCGCGGCAGCGCTACTGGGGCGAGCCCTTCCCGGTGATCCACTGGGAGGACGGGTCCGTGACCACGCTGAGCGAAGACGAGCTGCCGCTGGTCCTGCCCGAGGTCGAGGAATACAAGCCCAGCGAGTCGGGGGAGTCGCCCTTGGCGCGCGCGGAGGACTGGCTCGAGGTGGTCGACGAGAACGGCCGTCGCGGCCGGCGCGAGACCAACACCATGCCGCAGTGGGCGGGGTCGTGCTGGTACTACCTGCGCTTCATCGATCCGCACGACGACGAACGCTTCTGCGATCCCGAGCTCGAGCGGGCGTGGATGCCCGTCGACCTGTACGTCGGCGGTGCCGAACACGCCGTCCTGCATCTGCTGTACGCGCGGTTCTGGCACAAGGTGCTGTACGACCTCGGCCACGTGAGCACGCCTGAGCCCTTCCGGCGCCTGTACAATCAGGGCATGCTCGCCGCACCGGCCTACAAGGACGCGCGTGGGGCCCTGGTGCCGATCGACGAGGTCACCGAGCAGGACGACGGTACGGCCGTGCGGACGGCGACCGGCGAACCGGTCGAGCGGATCACGGCCAAGATGAGCAAGTCGCTTCGCAACGTGATCACACCCGACGACGTGATCGAGGAGTACGGTGCCGACACGTTGCGCCTGTACCTGATGTTCATGGGCCCGCTCGACAAGGAGCGTTTCTGGGACCCGAAGGCGATCAGCGGGATCCACCGCTTCCTGCGGCGGAGCTGGATGCTGATCACCGACAACGTCGATGAAGGCACGCGGGGATTCGCCGACGACGAGCCGGTCGCGGTCACCAAGGCCGTCCACCGCACGACGAAGGTGGTGGCCGAAGATCTCGAGGCCCTGAGCTTCAACACGGCCATCGCCAAGCTCATGGAGTGCCTGAACGAGATCAGCGGAGAGCCGCTCGGCCGTCGATCGGCCGAGACCTACACCCTGCTGCTCGCCCCGTTGGCCCCGCACCTGGCCGAGGAGCTGTGGCGCCGCCTGGGCCACGACACCACGCTCGCGCACGAGCCCTGGCCCGGATACGACGAGTCGCTGCTCGAGGAGAGCACGGTCGACGTGGTGATCCAGGTCAACGGCAAGAAGCGCGGTCAGGTCCCCGCGCCACGCGATGCGAGCGACGAGGTCCTGCGCCCGCTCGTGGTCGAGGAAATGGCGGGGACGAACTTCGAGGTCACGCTCGACGACCGTTTCATCGTCGTGCGGCAGAAGAACGACGGAACGCCCAAGCTGGTCAACGTGATCGCGAAGCGCTGA
- a CDS encoding phage tail sheath subtilisin-like domain-containing protein encodes MLRCLLLTAALLSSPASGRTPPIADAPLGVAGFVGQATQGPVDEPVLITSASDFDLTFGTSTTGLANPYLRASVAAFFLEGGTRAWVVRAADTTEAALIGIDGRIPGARTGLAALLDVDEISIVAVPGATSPAVQTAMIAHCETAGDRLAILDPVPGADVGTVLAQRAGLGSDEGFAALYHPWIVAAPLDEEQTLPPSGFVAGIHAATSPHRSPVGPITTAVDVATPLTSADTELLNPEGVNSIRFFSGDGVRVWGARTIADSPEWIYVSVRRTALHLHESVVEGTTWVIDEPNDPVLWSTLETTIDVYLETKWREGWFRGATPDESWFAKVDGETMNQQDLLAGRTVALYGFAHLRPAEFMVEQVVHQRSTTTAAPSGARARPRLLPASPNPFNPRTTIAFELPRTGRVELSVHDAAGRRVRALRRGVFVPAGRHSVTWDGRDDTGTAVASGVYHVRLEAGGRVEARRVTLSK; translated from the coding sequence ATGCTGCGCTGCCTGCTCCTCACCGCCGCCCTCCTGTCGAGCCCGGCCTCCGGCCGGACTCCGCCGATCGCCGACGCGCCGCTGGGTGTGGCCGGATTCGTGGGTCAGGCGACCCAGGGACCGGTCGACGAGCCCGTGCTGATCACCTCGGCGAGCGACTTCGACCTGACCTTCGGCACCTCGACGACGGGGCTGGCGAATCCGTACCTGCGCGCCTCGGTCGCGGCCTTCTTCCTCGAGGGTGGAACGCGGGCCTGGGTGGTCCGCGCCGCCGACACCACCGAGGCGGCCCTGATCGGCATCGACGGGCGCATTCCCGGCGCCCGGACGGGATTGGCCGCATTGCTGGACGTCGACGAGATCTCGATCGTGGCCGTCCCCGGAGCGACGTCGCCGGCCGTGCAGACCGCCATGATCGCCCACTGCGAGACCGCGGGTGATCGTCTCGCCATCCTCGATCCCGTGCCCGGGGCCGACGTGGGCACCGTCCTCGCCCAGCGGGCCGGGCTCGGCTCGGACGAGGGCTTCGCCGCGCTCTACCACCCCTGGATCGTGGCCGCACCGCTCGACGAGGAGCAGACCCTGCCGCCGAGCGGCTTCGTGGCCGGGATCCACGCCGCGACCAGCCCGCATCGATCGCCCGTCGGGCCCATCACCACGGCCGTCGACGTCGCGACGCCGCTGACCAGCGCGGACACCGAACTCCTCAACCCCGAGGGCGTGAACTCGATCCGTTTCTTCTCCGGAGACGGCGTCCGCGTGTGGGGCGCCCGAACGATCGCCGATTCGCCGGAGTGGATCTACGTGTCGGTGCGACGCACCGCCCTGCACCTGCACGAATCCGTGGTCGAGGGCACGACGTGGGTCATCGACGAACCGAACGATCCGGTCCTGTGGAGCACCCTGGAGACGACGATCGACGTCTACCTCGAGACGAAGTGGCGTGAGGGCTGGTTCCGTGGTGCCACGCCCGACGAGTCCTGGTTCGCGAAGGTCGACGGCGAGACCATGAACCAGCAGGACCTGCTCGCCGGCCGCACGGTGGCACTGTACGGATTCGCGCACCTCCGGCCGGCCGAATTCATGGTCGAGCAGGTGGTGCACCAGCGCTCGACCACGACCGCGGCTCCCTCCGGCGCGCGCGCGCGGCCCCGCCTGCTGCCCGCCAGCCCGAATCCCTTCAACCCGCGCACGACGATCGCCTTCGAGCTGCCGCGCACCGGCCGCGTGGAGCTGAGCGTGCACGACGCCGCCGGACGGCGGGTGCGCGCGCTCCGGCGCGGCGTCTTCGTCCCGGCGGGCCGGCACTCCGTCACCTGGGACGGCCGCGACGACACCGGCACCGCCGTGGCGTCGGGGGTCTACCACGTCCGGCTCGAGGCCGGCGGCCGGGTCGAGGCACGGCGGGTGACGCTGAGCAAGTGA